The Sabethes cyaneus chromosome 3, idSabCyanKW18_F2, whole genome shotgun sequence DNA window AAATCGTGTTTAAAATATTTAGCAGAATTTCACCTCACATTCAGATTAATTGTTTTCATTAAGTTACCTACCATTTTCTTGGCATATTGTCAAATATTTTGACGACTGGATTGTAATATTTGACCTGTATTGTatggaattgataaataaaaatcaattgttGAATAACTTTATTCGACAAACGTTTTTAAtgttttctataatttttcttaAGCTCTAGCGCTGAGTCGCCTTGTAGTAGTAGACTATAGGATACTGTTTATACAAGATGAAGTAAAATTACTCATCCTCATCAACTTCCGTATCGTCACTTTTTCGCTTACTGCTTGACTCATATGGTTCGCTTTCGTTCCGCGGTTCGTAGCTGTGCAGTGGCAACGTTTCCAACCATTCCACCATGGAGTTAGTTGTCAGTTCCGTTTTCACAATAGTGGAAGCAATGTGCTTCTGGAAAAAGTCCTGAATTTGCTCATCCTCCTTCTGAAAATCTAAAACCTCGTGACACCCATCCTGACCGTAGCGAGCGTTGTACTTCTCATAGTGGATCCGACTCAGCACCAGCCCTAAGCCTGGGgctgttggaatgccgtaaCGGACTTCTTCAAACGCTTTGAGGATCGTTTCTGCGGGGGTTAAGCCACGAATCACCGCCAAGGTCAGACCAACCATCTTCCGAATCTGATGTAGCATGAAACTTTGCCCTTTAATTTTTATGGTGGCAAATTCAACTGTCGTTTCCTCCGGAACAAACGGAGCCTCACATTCAAACGACATGATAAACCGTTTTGACGAAGGATCAATAAACTCCTTTCGGCTCGTGAAATTGTGAAAATTCTTTGTTCCTTCGTAAAGTTTCAGCGTCGTGTTGACCGTTCGTAGTCGCTCTTCCGGCAGTCTATACGTTTTGATATCAACTTCTTCGTCATTTGAAGCAAATGCAATCGTTGGCAAAGTATACGCATACGTGCGGGCATCACAATTGGACTTAGAATTGAAACCCTTAGTCACACGTTTCACAGCGAATACTCGAATCTGCGGTGGTAGATCTGCATTCAGAGCATCCAAGTCCAACTTCTCCGGCAACTTCAACGAAACCACCTGCGTGGCCGCAGACACACCTTTATCTGTTCGAGCAGCGCGCTGGAATTGAATCTGCTGGGGCTGCTTGAAGGCTTCATCACTTATCCAACCGTGCTTCAGCATCGCAACCAGCAGGTCTTCCTCGATGGTTCTAGTTCCAGGATTTCGCTGCATTCCCAAATAGTCCACCCCAGAGTAACCGAGCAGTATGATGCATTTGCGCTTCTTCACGCGTGTAGCCGGATCAAAATCTTTCACCGCTTCCGGATCTGCGGGTGGATCCTCCCATTTCCGTTTTTTTACAATTCCATTGTAGCGATTCTTTCGAGCGTCCTCTTGCTGTCTTTTTTGGCGATGTCTCTCCTCTCCCCGCTCTTTGTTCTCGGATATTTTTTGCTCTACGGCTTCGGCCATTTGGGCGAGAAATGTTGCCGCCCGCGGACTGGGTACGGATAGTGCACGGCTGTAAATTATGCTGCTGGTGGAACTAGGCCTCACAACTAATGCACAACACCGAATAAAATTTAACATTTACACAAAAACGTGTAAACCTTGAGTTGTGTTAATATCACTTATCTGAGTTTGataatttgcttcaaaaaaccTTCAGTCTgcatataaatttttattttcaatgaaaaCACGAGGAAGCCGCTACAAAACaacatataaaataaatttggaGAAGTGATGCCACTACCAATATAATTTCAAGAGCCACAATGTATATGGTGCCGTTCAAATATTGCGACATTAGCCCCTATTTggactacactcaaaataatccgcacataactaatggaaaatttccatatgaaaatccttatgattattatgtgccacatataaacacaatccgcccagaagtacacatgaaaattatatgcatatgaatagtatgtgcaaattttaaaggtaaattttaaaaacacataaatggtaactgtttggcacataagagtatgtcaaatcgaagtgaacaataagttgttttgcagtcgtgcgtgtcttcatatacaatttatgactgtgaattataaagcagtatagacgattgcaatatttgattatatcttaatcatatattcaggagtatttagttgcgtgttgtaaaaactacgcaaaatagaattacaaataattgtcaaaacttTTGCACGTATagcgcctccactttggtacatatatgttcttatatggcgtgaaatataactttttcgttcaaatatgatttcgtatatctcagttgcaatcgagatatacaaaccaaatggtttactgggtaatgTATATACATTATCTGAGCATGTgcgatgtttaccacgcgcactgcagcgacactgtcattctgtatccagctttttacgcgctataatggcggacgctataaattgtgttcgtaatatgcgaacaatctttttgacaactctgcatccatcaaaactggacactcttctcctgtaaggcagtgttgctctttgtttcgtttatgtaaaagaaggagagcaatagttttgtttacatttcgctaatttttgctctccttctttggcgtaaacaaaagaaagagcacggtagtgttgcaagagaagagtgccagatttgatgtatgcagagttgtcgaAAAGATTgtacgcatattacgaacacaattatagcgtccgccattatagcgcccAAAACGCtggataccgtggacccccgttcgttttaccgtttttaaactgaacactttttaatttgaaccccgttggtttgcacgacatgcaaattaaaaatggttcaaatgtcattctcaacatggcatcatttgtttatgcagacaatgcacataaacacgatttgtttgtactggtctagcatgtttaatcagtttcataatctgtttcccaacgattacgatagaaattcgatcggagaatgaaatattcgctgcttgcaactggtaactaaatcaaaccatcaaaacaataacaaagagcagggcggccagttcatacgagtttcagcatatttagggtggccagttgttcaaattaaaaagtaaccccgttagtttgcatgaggaatcgttcaaacgaacgggggtccactgtatccagctttttacgcgctataatgatggccgctataaattgtgttcgtaatatgcgtacaatctttttgacaactctgcatacatcaaatctgacactcttctcttgcaacactaccgtgctctttctttcgtttacgtcaaagaaggaaagcaaaactgtgcgaaatgtaaacaaaactattgccttccttcttttgcgtaaacgaaagaaagagcaacactgccgtacaggagaagagtgcccagttttgatgtatgcagagttgtcaaaaagattgttcacatattacgaacacaatttatagcgtccgccattatagcgcgtaaaaagctggatatgcagctttttacgagccataatggcggacgtgttcgtaatatttgaacagcatttttgacattttcttaatacatcgcacgttttctttccgtacattcctt harbors:
- the LOC128741674 gene encoding pseudouridylate synthase 1 homolog; translation: MLNFIRCCALVVRPSSTSSIIYSRALSVPSPRAATFLAQMAEAVEQKISENKERGEERHRQKRQQEDARKNRYNGIVKKRKWEDPPADPEAVKDFDPATRVKKRKCIILLGYSGVDYLGMQRNPGTRTIEEDLLVAMLKHGWISDEAFKQPQQIQFQRAARTDKGVSAATQVVSLKLPEKLDLDALNADLPPQIRVFAVKRVTKGFNSKSNCDARTYAYTLPTIAFASNDEEVDIKTYRLPEERLRTVNTTLKLYEGTKNFHNFTSRKEFIDPSSKRFIMSFECEAPFVPEETTVEFATIKIKGQSFMLHQIRKMVGLTLAVIRGLTPAETILKAFEEVRYGIPTAPGLGLVLSRIHYEKYNARYGQDGCHEVLDFQKEDEQIQDFFQKHIASTIVKTELTTNSMVEWLETLPLHSYEPRNESEPYESSSKRKSDDTEVDEDE